One Ferrimicrobium sp. genomic window, GGTGGCGGTCTTTGGGAGGGTCGAACTCTTTCGTCGACGCCGCCAGATGACGAATCCCTTGGTCGACCCGATTGGTGACAAGACGGGAGCCATCGTCCCGCTGTATTCGTTACGTGAGGCTGCTGGCTTGAACTCGTCGGACATCGCGCGAGCGGTAGCCCAAGTCTTTACCGAGTACTCCGAGTTCGTCGACATCGTTCCGCCGTCGCTGCGGGGGCATTTGGGGGTGTACGACATCTACCAGGCGCTGTGGCAGCTGCACTTTCCGACCAACGAGCAGACTCGACAGGTGGCTCGCAAAAGTGTCGCCTTCGACGAGCTCTTCCTGCTCCAGGTCAAGCTAGCCCAGCTCAGAGCCGAACGCGAGGCTCGCGCTGTGGCGACGGTCCATGATGCGAACCCATTGCTCCCTGGATCTGCGCGGCTCCTAGGGGAGTTTCTTGCGCATCTTCCCTACGAACTCACCGCCGGCCAGCGAAGTGCGATCGCTGAGATCGCAGAGGATATGGGCTCGACAAGGGCCATGCATCGACTCTTGCAAGGAGACGTCGGCTCCGGCAAGACCCTGGTCTCGGTGGTGGCGATGCTAATCTCCGTACAGAGTGGTCACCAGGCGGTGCTGGTCGCACCCACCGAGGTGCTTGCCGAGCAGCACTATCGTTCCATCAGCACGCTGGTCGCCGAGGCTCGCCTACCAGACAACGCGACCGGGCGCCTCTTTAAGGGGGAGCCTCGCCCGGTCACGATCGATCTGTTGACCGGGTCGACGCCAGCGGCTCGGCGACGTCGTTTGCTTGGTGACCTAGCATCTGGTGCGCTCGATATCGTGGTTGGTACGCACGCGCTCTTTAACGACGAGATCTCCTTCGCGTCGCTTGGGTTGGTGGTGGTCGATGAACAACATCGATTTGGTGTCGAGCAGCGCTCTGCGCTGACCGATCGTGTGACCCTCGATCAGGGAAGCTCACCGGACACCCTGGTGATGACGGCGACGCCGATTCCGAGGACGGCGGCGATGACCGTCTATGGGGACCTCGATGTCTCCGTGATCGAAGGACTGCCGCCAGGTCGCCAACGCGTCGAGACCCGCTGGGCGCGTACGCCGATGGAGGCGAATGAAGCCTTTGGACTCCTGCGCGACCAGGTCGCCCAAGGGCGCCAAGGGTACGTGGTTTGCCCGGTGGTGGATGAAAGCACCAAACTCCAGTTACGAGCGGTGACCGAGGAGTTTGAACGGCTCCAACAGGCTGAGTTGAGCGGACTGAGACTGGGTCTGATCCATGGGAAGCTCTCCTCGGCGGCCAAGGATGAGGTGATGGGGGCCTTTCGTGCCCAAGAGATCGATGTGCTGGTGGCGACCACGGTGATCGAAGTGGGGGTGGACGTTCCGAATGCGACCGTGATGATCATCGAGGATGCCGACCGCTTCGGCATCGCCCAACTCCACCAGCTCCGTGGCCGCGTCGGGCGTGGGGAAGAGCAGTCCTACTGTTTTCTTCTTTCGGAGGTCGACTCTACGGTCGCCGAGGCGCGACTTGGCGCACTTGTCAAAAGTGATGATGGCTTTGCCCTTGCCGAGATCGACCTCGAGCTCCGAGGTGAGGGGACGGTGCTCGGTGGCCGCCAGGCCGGACGAACCGACCTCAAGGTTGCCTCGCTTAGCCGTGATCGGGAGCTCGTTCTCGAGGCCCGTAAGCATGCCAGGGCGTTGATCGCCCAGGATCGATCACTCGAGCATCATCCTCGTTTACGGGCGATGCTTCAGGCGCTCTTTGGGGAGGATGAAGCGGATTTCCTTCTGCGCAGCTGAGCGAGCAGTTACCTTTTGGCCCGTTGTGTTGCCAATGGTCGATTGGGCGCAGTCGTTGGCCAAAGCGATGGATCCGCGGCTGGGTCGACGGTGTCATTGGCGAAGTCGAGAAAGAGCTTCTCACCCGCTTGGTGCTCAAAGTGCATGACCACCTGATTGATCTTCTTCCATTCTCGGCAGCGAGCGCAGAACCGTGGGTAGCTGAGCCCATTTGGATCACGCTCCTTGTACTTAGCGCCAGAGAAGCTGAAGCGTCAGGTGCTGATGCGTTGCGAGCTCGGTGGCCACCTTCTCCCAGTCCGGTAGCCCAGGTGGACTCTTTGGCGTCTCAACCGACGGAAATAACAACTGCTCTAAGGCTTGTGCGGCCATGCTCTCTGGCAGCGGCCATGCTCTCTGGTGCTCTGTGGCCTTCTCGAGATACGTCGCCACGCTTGGCCGAGAGACTCACTGCCTCATATGTCGATAGCACTCATGTCA contains:
- the recG gene encoding ATP-dependent DNA helicase RecG, yielding MGAVVRLDELTRASVSQLSGIGPARTRALAALGVETVYDLVTYFPRRYIDRSREVPIGEAIPGEQVLLVGRVMDARRIPTRGGRVIVEAQLVDASGKITLTFFGQPYRAKQLSSIVGEVAVFGRVELFRRRRQMTNPLVDPIGDKTGAIVPLYSLREAAGLNSSDIARAVAQVFTEYSEFVDIVPPSLRGHLGVYDIYQALWQLHFPTNEQTRQVARKSVAFDELFLLQVKLAQLRAEREARAVATVHDANPLLPGSARLLGEFLAHLPYELTAGQRSAIAEIAEDMGSTRAMHRLLQGDVGSGKTLVSVVAMLISVQSGHQAVLVAPTEVLAEQHYRSISTLVAEARLPDNATGRLFKGEPRPVTIDLLTGSTPAARRRRLLGDLASGALDIVVGTHALFNDEISFASLGLVVVDEQHRFGVEQRSALTDRVTLDQGSSPDTLVMTATPIPRTAAMTVYGDLDVSVIEGLPPGRQRVETRWARTPMEANEAFGLLRDQVAQGRQGYVVCPVVDESTKLQLRAVTEEFERLQQAELSGLRLGLIHGKLSSAAKDEVMGAFRAQEIDVLVATTVIEVGVDVPNATVMIIEDADRFGIAQLHQLRGRVGRGEEQSYCFLLSEVDSTVAEARLGALVKSDDGFALAEIDLELRGEGTVLGGRQAGRTDLKVASLSRDRELVLEARKHARALIAQDRSLEHHPRLRAMLQALFGEDEADFLLRS